A window of the Paenibacillus woosongensis genome harbors these coding sequences:
- the smpB gene encoding SsrA-binding protein SmpB — MGKKNDGKVLAQNKKASHDYFIEDTFEAGMVLTGTEIKSIRGGRANISDAFATIRNGEIHIHNMHVSPFEQGNRHNPTDPTRARKLLLHKAQINKLLGLSKQEGYSIVPLKIYIRNGYAKLLIGLGKGKKQYDKREAAAKRDAQRDIQRILREKQKVAR; from the coding sequence ATGGGCAAGAAGAATGATGGTAAGGTATTGGCGCAGAACAAGAAGGCTTCCCATGATTACTTCATCGAGGATACCTTTGAGGCAGGAATGGTGCTGACCGGTACCGAAATCAAGTCGATCCGGGGCGGCAGAGCGAACATCAGCGATGCATTTGCGACGATCCGCAACGGCGAGATTCACATTCACAATATGCATGTGAGCCCGTTCGAACAAGGGAATCGGCATAATCCGACGGATCCGACACGAGCACGCAAGCTGCTGCTGCATAAGGCACAGATCAACAAGCTGCTCGGCCTGTCGAAGCAGGAAGGGTATTCGATCGTGCCGCTGAAGATATATATCCGCAACGGCTACGCCAAGCTGCTGATCGGCCTTGGTAAAGGGAAGAAGCAGTACGACAAGCGGGAAGCCGCAGCCAAGCGCGATGCACAGCGCGATATTCAGCGCATCCTTCGCGAGAAGCAGAAGGTGGCGCGGTAA
- a CDS encoding DUF2167 domain-containing protein, translating to MKINCFFKSHATHFMMAWILVISTLAAPLSVSAEAVNETSLNWIQGSNQPLPVGDIAQVTINEDYVFLNGTDIKTYIREYGQIPSDLEIGAVFPIDEDAYWIAYFEYVDSGHISDDEKTKIDADKLLDSFKAGTEEANKEVAEHSRLYVDGWDIAPVYDESLRSLTWSLLLHNYKGEKIINYHVRILTRTGYLSVILASDPEHLAADRATLERDILPNLVINPGKTYEDFDPAVDKKSSMGLTGLILGGAGLAVAKKAGLFGLLAVLIKKFWFVLILPFVWLFNKLRGKGKKKQQEDPAEETNQADGADHSSHPSDPQQEADEDSRFKSKFELEEENKKPPTSL from the coding sequence ATGAAAATTAACTGTTTTTTCAAAAGTCATGCAACACATTTTATGATGGCCTGGATTCTAGTCATCAGTACCTTGGCCGCGCCTTTATCCGTCAGTGCTGAAGCTGTCAACGAAACCAGCCTGAACTGGATTCAAGGCTCGAATCAACCGCTTCCCGTGGGAGACATCGCACAAGTTACGATTAATGAGGATTACGTATTTTTAAATGGTACTGATATCAAGACCTATATCCGAGAATATGGGCAGATCCCTTCTGATTTAGAGATCGGAGCTGTTTTTCCTATAGACGAAGATGCTTACTGGATCGCTTACTTTGAATACGTAGATTCGGGTCATATATCGGATGACGAGAAGACCAAAATTGATGCCGACAAGCTTCTGGACAGCTTCAAAGCAGGCACGGAAGAAGCCAACAAAGAAGTTGCAGAGCATAGCCGTCTTTATGTGGATGGTTGGGACATCGCACCGGTATATGACGAATCCTTGCGGAGCCTCACCTGGTCCTTGCTTCTCCACAATTACAAAGGAGAAAAAATCATTAACTATCACGTCCGTATATTGACGCGTACGGGTTACCTATCCGTCATTCTGGCCTCCGACCCTGAGCACCTGGCCGCAGACCGCGCGACTCTGGAGCGCGACATCCTGCCCAACCTCGTAATTAACCCAGGGAAAACCTATGAGGATTTTGATCCTGCCGTCGATAAAAAATCCTCGATGGGTTTGACCGGACTCATTCTGGGCGGAGCGGGACTGGCGGTCGCCAAAAAAGCAGGACTGTTCGGCTTGCTTGCCGTCCTGATCAAAAAATTCTGGTTCGTGTTAATCCTGCCGTTCGTATGGCTGTTCAACAAGCTCCGCGGGAAAGGCAAGAAGAAACAGCAGGAAGATCCGGCTGAAGAGACTAACCAAGCGGACGGAGCAGATCACAGCTCCCATCCAAGCGATCCGCAGCAGGAGGCTGACGAAGACTCGAGATTCAAATCCAAATTCGAATTGGAAGAGGAAAATAAAAAGCCGCCAACCTCTCTTTAG
- a CDS encoding type III toxin-antitoxin system ToxN/AbiQ family toxin, with translation MKKAERSYHKVDNEKSGEILPQSGSEKKATVRSSSFFIEGEAVGKLKIYEVDRAYTDYLRKFDDRIPEEKAHIQAKTRKYVGLLFEINSCKYFAPLSSPKKKFKTMKNDKDFLKIEGGRYGAINFNNMFPVHDDAIKNYNINAEPDKKYQIVLKKQAIFIRKNKDNILRNARELYDLMTEDNEEFKSERSRLEKRCCRFKLLEEKSKMYGSSLSKV, from the coding sequence ATGAAAAAAGCGGAGAGGTCCTACCACAAAGTGGACAATGAAAAAAGCGGTGAGATCCTACCACAAAGTGGATCTGAGAAGAAGGCGACGGTTAGATCGTCGTCTTTTTTTATTGAAGGAGAGGCTGTGGGGAAATTAAAGATTTACGAGGTTGATAGAGCCTACACTGATTATTTGCGGAAGTTTGATGATCGTATCCCAGAAGAGAAGGCTCACATACAAGCAAAAACAAGAAAGTATGTCGGTCTACTATTCGAAATTAATTCTTGTAAATACTTTGCTCCTCTGAGTTCTCCAAAGAAAAAGTTTAAAACGATGAAGAACGATAAGGACTTCTTGAAAATTGAGGGTGGTCGTTATGGAGCTATTAATTTCAATAACATGTTCCCTGTTCATGATGATGCAATAAAAAATTATAATATTAATGCCGAGCCAGATAAAAAGTATCAGATTGTTTTAAAGAAACAAGCTATTTTTATTAGGAAGAATAAGGACAATATTTTGAGAAATGCACGGGAATTGTACGATTTGATGACCGAAGATAATGAAGAATTTAAAAGTGAGAGATCAAGACTTGAAAAACGATGTTGTCGGTTCAAGTTGCTCGAGGAAAAAAGTAAAATGTACGGAAGCTCATTATCTAAGGTGTAA
- a CDS encoding helix-turn-helix domain-containing protein, giving the protein MEAIRLHVEEKWTYRQINEHLGIQDKDRMKRWMRKYREQVEFGLLDQRGRRKEYLDQERYVQQLKRENEMLKKCLEIGMREVRKNVSNSSNKQPSEGR; this is encoded by the coding sequence ATGGAGGCCATACGCCTGCACGTAGAGGAAAAATGGACATACCGGCAGATCAACGAACATCTGGGTATCCAAGACAAAGACCGAATGAAACGGTGGATGCGGAAATATCGAGAGCAAGTTGAGTTTGGATTACTGGATCAGCGAGGAAGGCGAAAGGAGTATTTGGATCAAGAACGATATGTGCAGCAGCTGAAGCGGGAGAATGAGATGCTAAAAAAGTGTTTGGAAATTGGGATGAGGGAGGTAAGAAAGAACGTTTCAAACTCGTCGAACAAGCAGCCCAGCGAGGGCAGGTAG
- a CDS encoding IS3 family transposase, with protein MFGNWDEGGKKERFKLVEQAAQRGQVAELCQLFGVSRSGYYAYLKRKNYDRDAEAKRQVSTVYQRYEGRYGYRQLQLSLWQDDGVWMNHKKVLRLMQELGLQASIRRKRRLNMKYQVGERVAENLLKRDFTADQPNQKWVTDVTQYRVGERWLYLSAVKDLFNNEIVAYQLSERNDNELVLQTFAKAFAKQKDVTGLVVHSDQGFQYTSHAYHDMLPKVGAQISMSRRGNCLDNASMESFFSHLKTEGLYPYHIRSLAEAQSRIEKYIRFYNRRRPQRKLNKLTPIEYRRQFTA; from the coding sequence GTGTTTGGAAATTGGGATGAGGGAGGTAAGAAAGAACGTTTCAAACTCGTCGAACAAGCAGCCCAGCGAGGGCAGGTAGCTGAGCTGTGCCAGCTATTTGGTGTTTCCAGAAGTGGTTACTATGCCTATTTGAAGCGGAAGAATTATGACCGGGATGCCGAGGCCAAGCGTCAAGTTAGCACAGTGTATCAACGCTATGAAGGAAGGTATGGTTATCGGCAGCTCCAACTTTCCTTGTGGCAGGATGACGGCGTATGGATGAACCACAAGAAGGTATTACGCCTGATGCAAGAGCTTGGTCTTCAAGCCAGTATTCGCCGGAAACGCCGGCTTAATATGAAGTACCAGGTTGGAGAACGTGTGGCTGAGAATTTGCTTAAGCGAGACTTTACAGCAGATCAACCCAACCAGAAATGGGTGACGGATGTGACTCAATACCGGGTGGGCGAGCGCTGGCTGTATCTTTCGGCCGTAAAGGATTTATTCAACAATGAGATCGTGGCTTATCAGCTCAGTGAGCGTAATGACAATGAACTCGTTCTGCAGACATTCGCCAAAGCCTTTGCCAAGCAAAAAGACGTGACCGGACTCGTCGTTCACAGCGACCAGGGATTCCAGTACACGTCTCATGCTTACCACGACATGCTGCCAAAGGTTGGCGCCCAAATCAGCATGTCTCGTCGGGGCAATTGTCTAGACAATGCCTCCATGGAGAGCTTCTTCTCGCATCTCAAAACGGAAGGGCTCTACCCCTATCATATCCGAAGTTTAGCTGAAGCACAAAGCCGAATCGAAAAATACATACGATTTTATAACCGACGGCGACCACAGCGCAAATTAAATAAACTGACGCCGATAGAGTATCGGCGCCAGTTTACAGCCTAG
- a CDS encoding mechanosensitive ion channel family protein has protein sequence MEFIKNQLDGYGMSEQTIGYLSNMIMVVFIAVVCILANFIAKKIVLKTIIHIVHNNRYTWDNIILEKKVFHKLSHLVPAIIIYYSASTFLPYQALIEKAALTYMIIVAIAVFNALLNAFDAIYRSYEVSKIRPIKGYIQVAKIVLFIVGGIVVISNLIGQNPLIILSGLGALSAVLMLIFKDSILGLVAGVQLSSNDMVRVGDWIEMPKYNADGDVIDITLNTVKVRNFDKTITMIPSYALISDSFRNWRGMQVSGGRRIKRSFHIDTSSIGFCTEEMIEEFKKIHYLTDYVTTRLDEINAYNREHQINTESKVNGRQLTNVGVFREYIHQYLRNHPKIHQEMTLIVRQLAPGDNGLPLEIYAFSNDTNWAVYESVQADIFDHIFAVAPTFGLRAFQNPTGHDIAQLKESTQFSRGY, from the coding sequence ATGGAATTTATCAAAAATCAACTAGACGGATATGGCATGAGCGAACAAACCATTGGATATCTTTCGAATATGATCATGGTCGTTTTTATAGCTGTGGTCTGTATACTGGCTAATTTCATAGCCAAAAAAATTGTGTTGAAGACGATTATTCATATCGTTCATAACAATAGGTATACGTGGGATAATATTATTTTGGAGAAAAAAGTGTTCCATAAGCTGTCGCATCTCGTGCCAGCCATCATCATCTATTATTCTGCGTCCACCTTTCTGCCCTATCAAGCTTTGATTGAAAAGGCCGCATTAACGTACATGATTATCGTAGCCATCGCGGTGTTTAATGCGCTGCTCAATGCTTTTGATGCGATTTATCGCTCGTATGAAGTCTCTAAGATCAGACCGATTAAGGGATACATTCAGGTAGCGAAAATCGTTCTATTCATCGTTGGCGGCATTGTGGTGATCTCGAACCTCATCGGCCAGAATCCCTTGATCATTCTCAGTGGCCTTGGTGCTTTATCGGCTGTTCTGATGCTCATCTTCAAGGATTCCATATTAGGCCTGGTGGCAGGCGTTCAATTATCATCGAATGATATGGTGCGTGTCGGTGACTGGATTGAAATGCCTAAATATAATGCGGACGGCGATGTGATCGACATTACGTTAAACACGGTAAAGGTGAGGAATTTCGACAAGACGATCACGATGATTCCGAGCTACGCCCTCATCTCGGACTCGTTCAGGAATTGGAGAGGCATGCAAGTATCCGGTGGCCGAAGGATTAAGCGAAGCTTCCATATCGATACGAGCAGCATAGGCTTCTGTACCGAGGAAATGATTGAGGAATTCAAGAAAATTCACTACCTTACCGATTATGTCACGACAAGATTAGATGAGATTAACGCATACAATCGGGAACACCAGATTAATACGGAAAGCAAAGTGAACGGTAGACAGCTTACAAATGTGGGTGTATTCAGGGAATACATCCATCAATATTTGCGGAATCATCCGAAAATTCATCAGGAAATGACGTTGATTGTCAGACAGTTAGCACCGGGAGATAACGGTCTGCCATTGGAAATCTACGCTTTCAGCAATGATACTAACTGGGCAGTGTATGAATCGGTTCAGGCGGATATCTTTGACCACATTTTTGCGGTTGCGCCGACATTTGGGCTTCGCGCCTTCCAAAATCCAACGGGCCACGATATCGCCCAGCTCAAAGAAAGCACGCAATTTTCGCGCGGGTATTGA
- a CDS encoding type I restriction-modification system subunit M produces the protein MITGEIKNKIDSIWTTLWTEGNTNPLTNIEQLTYLLFIKGLDEGELKKENEAEFLGLEYQGIFSEMPADVNEVQKKHWPMMRWTQFKNLPAQEMYEVMVSTIFPFIKTLGGKEESAFSKYMKDAMFQINKPATLQKVVTALDSIPMEERDTKGDIYEYLLSKLQQAGTNGQFRTPRHIINMMVELMKPSPEDIIIDPAMGSAGFLVSASEYLRKNHQDLFLVQGLNEHFHNHMFYGNDMDTTMLRIGAMNMMLHGVDAPNIDYRDSLSEENRDADKYTLVLANPPFKGSLDYDAVSNDLLKIAKTKKTELLFISLILRTLKAGGRAAVIVPDGVLFGSSNAHKAIRKEIIDNNKLEAIISMPSGVFKPYAGVSTGIMIFTKTGTGGTDHVWFYDMKADGYSLDDKRAPIEANDIEDIIARFSNLQGEVERKRTEQSFFVPVDEIREQGYDLSINKYKEVEYEEVEYDSPKEILSRVKALEHEIHEGIEKLKQLLEGK, from the coding sequence ATGATTACAGGTGAGATCAAAAACAAAATTGATAGCATTTGGACGACATTATGGACAGAGGGGAATACAAACCCTTTAACAAATATTGAGCAATTAACATACTTACTCTTCATTAAAGGCTTAGATGAAGGTGAACTGAAAAAGGAAAACGAAGCAGAATTTTTAGGGCTTGAATATCAAGGGATTTTCTCGGAAATGCCAGCAGACGTCAATGAAGTGCAAAAGAAGCACTGGCCAATGATGCGTTGGACACAGTTTAAGAACTTACCTGCCCAAGAAATGTATGAAGTAATGGTGAGTACGATTTTCCCTTTTATCAAAACGTTAGGTGGTAAAGAAGAATCTGCATTCTCAAAGTATATGAAAGATGCCATGTTCCAAATTAATAAGCCTGCTACATTACAAAAAGTAGTAACCGCACTGGATAGTATCCCAATGGAAGAGCGTGATACAAAAGGGGACATTTACGAGTACTTATTATCGAAGCTACAACAAGCGGGGACAAATGGTCAATTCCGTACACCACGTCATATCATCAATATGATGGTAGAACTCATGAAGCCGTCACCAGAAGATATCATTATTGATCCGGCAATGGGTTCAGCGGGTTTCCTGGTTTCAGCAAGTGAATATTTACGAAAGAACCATCAAGACTTGTTTTTAGTACAAGGGTTAAATGAGCATTTCCACAACCACATGTTCTATGGTAACGATATGGATACAACGATGCTACGTATTGGGGCTATGAACATGATGTTGCACGGGGTAGACGCTCCAAATATTGATTACCGTGATTCACTATCTGAGGAAAATAGAGACGCGGATAAATACACATTAGTACTAGCGAATCCACCATTTAAAGGATCGTTAGACTATGATGCGGTATCGAATGACTTATTAAAAATAGCGAAAACGAAGAAAACAGAGCTACTATTCATATCGCTTATTTTACGTACGTTAAAGGCTGGTGGACGTGCTGCGGTCATTGTACCGGATGGTGTTTTATTTGGTAGTTCAAATGCACATAAGGCCATTCGTAAAGAAATTATCGATAACAATAAATTAGAAGCTATCATTTCAATGCCAAGTGGCGTATTTAAGCCGTATGCAGGAGTTTCAACAGGGATTATGATTTTCACGAAAACAGGTACAGGCGGAACGGATCACGTATGGTTCTATGATATGAAAGCAGATGGTTACTCGTTAGACGATAAACGCGCACCAATTGAAGCGAATGATATTGAGGATATTATTGCCCGTTTCAGTAACTTACAAGGTGAAGTAGAACGTAAACGTACAGAGCAATCATTCTTTGTGCCAGTGGATGAGATTCGTGAGCAAGGGTATGACTTGTCAATTAATAAGTATAAAGAGGTTGAGTATGAGGAAGTGGAGTATGATTCACCAAAGGAAATATTATCAAGAGTAAAAGCTTTAGAGCACGAAATTCATGAGGGTATAGAAAAGCTTAAACAATTATTGGAGGGGAAATAA
- a CDS encoding restriction endonuclease subunit S — MVENLIELGDYVKILSGYAFKSSLFNENQEGMPLIRIRDVTTGIIKTFYNGDYPEQYIVKFGDLLITMDGEFKIKKWVGEDGLLNQRVCKIESASELLDTEYLLYLMPSILKKIEDRTPFVTVKHLSVKDIQKEVVNLPSLNEQRKIVEILHDTNNIIEKRQSQITALDELTSTLFVNTLKGRLENVYLEDLIISTQNGMSRRGDDANGKIVLKLKNVKGNTINFEEINRIDLQEKEKENYKLNVEDLLIVRVNGNPNYVGRSAVFTGFDEDVYFNDHIIRTVVKNVNVGYLSFWLNSPLGVSEIQKNVKTSAGQYTISRDGLNKVKLRLPLQAIQDEFIDKKSVIDNQKRKLNESLEQMNILYNSLLQKAFKGELFQEQ, encoded by the coding sequence ATGGTTGAAAATCTAATCGAATTAGGTGACTATGTTAAAATTCTATCCGGTTATGCATTTAAATCAAGTTTATTTAATGAGAACCAAGAAGGCATGCCTTTAATTCGTATTAGGGATGTCACTACAGGAATAATTAAAACTTTCTATAACGGCGACTACCCAGAACAGTATATCGTTAAGTTTGGAGATTTATTAATTACTATGGATGGGGAGTTTAAAATCAAGAAATGGGTAGGGGAAGATGGTTTATTGAACCAACGGGTATGTAAAATAGAAAGTGCTAGTGAATTACTAGATACGGAATATTTACTATACCTAATGCCTTCAATCTTGAAAAAAATTGAAGACCGGACTCCTTTTGTAACAGTTAAGCATCTATCTGTAAAGGATATTCAGAAAGAAGTGGTCAATTTACCCAGTTTAAATGAACAAAGAAAGATTGTTGAAATACTACATGATACAAATAATATTATTGAAAAACGCCAATCCCAAATCACAGCGTTAGATGAATTAACGTCAACATTATTTGTGAATACATTGAAAGGAAGACTTGAAAATGTTTACTTAGAAGATTTGATTATCAGTACTCAAAATGGAATGTCTCGAAGAGGCGATGATGCGAACGGAAAGATAGTATTAAAATTGAAGAATGTGAAAGGTAATACTATCAATTTTGAAGAGATTAACCGAATCGACTTACAGGAAAAAGAAAAAGAAAATTATAAATTGAATGTGGAAGATTTATTGATTGTAAGGGTAAATGGAAACCCAAACTATGTAGGTAGAAGTGCTGTATTTACAGGCTTTGATGAAGATGTCTATTTTAATGATCATATTATTAGAACGGTCGTGAAAAATGTGAATGTTGGATATCTGTCTTTTTGGTTGAATAGCCCATTAGGAGTATCTGAAATTCAAAAGAATGTAAAGACTTCTGCAGGACAATACACTATAAGTCGTGATGGTTTAAATAAAGTTAAATTGAGATTACCACTGCAAGCAATTCAAGATGAATTTATAGATAAAAAGAGTGTAATAGATAACCAAAAGAGGAAATTGAATGAATCTTTAGAGCAAATGAATATTCTATACAACTCCCTACTCCAAAAAGCCTTCAAAGGCGAACTCTTCCAAGAACAATAA